From one Prosthecobacter dejongeii genomic stretch:
- a CDS encoding N-acetylmuramoyl-L-alanine amidase-like domain-containing protein, whose protein sequence is MEILPFLYFIYANYYKELAASFFASSQAVTYPLVMNRRALFHLLAAATLPSFLRAAEHLPQSLTFIGEDKFDRIVAQALQENWRALPIGARITHAALAMAGTPYVGFTLEIHDHIESPSANFDGQDCWTFFEIALGLARMLAIRQDHYSPADLLRQIEITRYRHGTCQGGYLDRIHYLDEWFQDNQKRGHVRNITASLGKTVPLEGRRIDEMTVLWKSYRYLKNNPHLRSGMAQIETELQTRPFRYLPKDQVNRIEPQLQSGDIVGIVTHKPHVYCSHVGLIVRTEDGVSHFMHASQTHKRVLVDKALHAYLADFKSHAGIVVARPLE, encoded by the coding sequence ATGGAAATTTTACCATTTTTGTATTTCATTTATGCTAATTATTACAAAGAGTTAGCCGCATCCTTCTTTGCATCGTCTCAGGCCGTCACGTATCCTTTGGTGATGAATCGCCGGGCTCTTTTCCACCTCCTCGCCGCTGCTACGCTGCCCTCTTTCCTTCGGGCGGCTGAACACTTGCCGCAGAGCCTCACCTTCATTGGGGAAGACAAATTTGATCGCATTGTGGCCCAAGCCCTTCAGGAAAACTGGCGTGCCTTACCCATCGGAGCTCGGATCACCCACGCCGCACTTGCCATGGCAGGCACTCCGTATGTCGGCTTCACCCTGGAGATCCACGACCATATCGAATCTCCTTCAGCGAATTTCGACGGCCAGGACTGCTGGACCTTCTTCGAGATCGCCCTGGGCCTTGCCCGCATGCTAGCCATTCGCCAAGATCACTACTCACCCGCAGATCTCCTGCGCCAGATCGAGATCACCCGCTACCGACACGGCACATGCCAAGGCGGCTACCTAGACCGAATCCATTACCTGGATGAATGGTTTCAGGATAATCAAAAACGTGGACACGTGCGCAACATCACCGCCAGCCTCGGCAAAACCGTCCCCCTCGAAGGCCGTCGCATTGATGAAATGACCGTTCTGTGGAAAAGCTATCGCTACCTGAAAAACAATCCTCACCTCCGTTCTGGCATGGCCCAGATCGAGACTGAACTCCAGACCCGTCCCTTCCGCTACCTGCCCAAGGACCAAGTCAACCGCATCGAGCCCCAACTTCAGAGTGGTGACATCGTCGGCATCGTCACCCATAAACCTCACGTTTATTGCAGTCACGTCGGACTCATCGTCCGCACGGAAGACGGTGTATCTCATTTCATGCACGCTTCCCAGACGCATAAGCGAGTGCTGGTGGATAAAGCACTGCATGCCTATTTGGCCGACTTCAAAAGCCACGCCGGAATCGTGGTGGCGCGCCCGCTGGAATGA
- the dnaE gene encoding DNA polymerase III subunit alpha: MILHFDADAFFASVEQAADSKLRGRPVAVGGEKRGVIASASYEARKLGVYTPMPTAKAKKLCPSLIVLPGDFEKYERFSKLMFSYAYDFTPVVEVASIDECYLDLTGSLQSKAGSTAATIQTAIAQSLKLSVSVGVGANKLVSQIASKLHKPHCFIEVAPGHEQGFLWPLENKWLPMVGPQLAARLNTAGLCRVGHIASAPLDELSLLLGKSAVELRDYALGLDARPVICEAPAAKSYGEQETFPQDTTDTAFIVARLRAMVDTLMQRVRQDGKSIRTVTLRLRYNDMDEVTRSMSLDEPTDLEHDVYPLMQAMLKKAWERRVSIRLVGVRFTKIYHASFSALLPLEASDAKRERLHSLAMVVDDLKRGHQSIMRGHDLWLSQHRHAPRQVLPKPRLVTDASASTTNRVLQERVTLKPEILVRKFVKSSVPALNVKSCYSFLDSALTIPAIIEKAVAHEVPMVAITDPNLHAAIPFFQAASAAGIKPVVGAELNHGKKRLLAYVQSTRGYQNLCRLLSFGEDAGVTSEQLDDHHEGLIIMPANSSEIALPEIRYGSPQDKVFFDILQSMKTLTLLHESHPKKRRGDFAFHDSTHWAGCYSSEALQAAHELGEQCNFSFDFKTLRFPQYEPQDGSAPAIMLRRLAHEGLRSRYGVKAGQYEAQLNEELEIISEVGYEEYFLMVWDLLQRCQAVGIDWITRGSAADSLVCYCLKISNVCPIRFELYFRRFLNRDRMALQKLPDIDIDFAHDRKDDVVELLLSHYGPEHAAIVGGFNTFQARSAFGDIAKVLGVAENEIRRLTQHMPWTDAKHAADALAVSRECDLEEWKEEPLRTALLMSGMLDGFPRYAKMHPCGVVLSRDPIRTLTPVFTSAKGWPTTHFDMDAVEAVGLIKLDILAQGGLAVLRDAQTALGRQGVSVDLKSLEIGGLGGSESPPRPGSVEAWSDEAVWEMIASGNARGVHHIESPAMTSLACMAAVRDIDRLIAIVSVIRPGAANGLKKSQFARRAQGLEPVDYTHESLSGVLRSTFGVVAYEEHILQICEAFAGLAPGRADMLRRALVKLDMRKVAELKVEFVAAAKAKRHHDEIIEKVWQLVSGFQGYAFCRAHSTAYGVEAYLGAYLKCYHPAEFMAAVLSNGKGFYSPLVYTLECRRLGIGFLSPDVNVSTDSFDVELMTVESGTPARNLGRAIRVPMRSIKGLSESLLERWRAEKLRSAFLGVRDFCERVRPEPAETLSLIRVGALDGFGMPRTEQFWHCLHTSRDGSVGDGWLLQNCTDEELRTTFREEPSRLQRLCDEFELLGYTITGHPLERFPEVGWGTYCRIADLHRYHRQRVTVCGLIIVTRSHIQANGEPMKFISICDQSGIVECEIFAETYRYHGLATVRYPVVEVTGEVQPFDNGAGYTLEVLRVQKPRVRKS; this comes from the coding sequence ATGATCCTGCACTTTGATGCGGATGCGTTCTTTGCGAGCGTTGAGCAGGCTGCTGATAGCAAACTGCGAGGCAGGCCTGTAGCCGTGGGGGGAGAAAAAAGAGGGGTGATTGCCTCGGCCAGTTATGAGGCGCGAAAGCTGGGCGTCTATACCCCCATGCCAACGGCTAAGGCCAAGAAGCTGTGCCCCAGCCTGATTGTGTTGCCAGGGGACTTTGAAAAATACGAGCGCTTTTCCAAGCTGATGTTCAGCTACGCCTATGACTTCACTCCGGTGGTGGAAGTGGCCTCCATTGATGAATGCTACCTTGATTTAACAGGCTCATTGCAAAGCAAGGCTGGCAGCACCGCAGCGACCATTCAGACGGCGATTGCACAGAGTCTAAAACTGTCGGTGTCCGTGGGAGTGGGTGCGAATAAGCTGGTGTCACAAATCGCGAGCAAGCTGCACAAACCCCACTGCTTCATTGAAGTGGCACCGGGGCATGAGCAGGGGTTTTTATGGCCGCTGGAAAACAAGTGGTTGCCCATGGTAGGCCCTCAACTGGCAGCAAGATTAAACACAGCCGGGCTTTGCCGTGTAGGACACATCGCCTCAGCGCCTTTGGACGAGCTGTCTTTGCTGTTAGGAAAGAGTGCTGTGGAGCTGAGAGATTATGCCCTGGGTCTGGATGCGCGGCCGGTGATCTGTGAAGCCCCTGCGGCTAAGAGCTATGGAGAACAGGAAACCTTTCCCCAGGATACCACGGATACGGCCTTCATTGTCGCGAGGCTTCGAGCGATGGTGGATACGCTGATGCAGAGGGTGAGGCAGGACGGAAAAAGCATTCGCACGGTGACTCTGCGTCTTCGCTACAATGACATGGACGAAGTGACACGCTCTATGAGCTTGGATGAGCCAACCGATCTGGAGCATGATGTTTATCCGCTGATGCAGGCGATGCTGAAGAAGGCCTGGGAAAGGCGTGTGAGCATTCGTCTGGTAGGGGTGCGCTTCACCAAAATTTACCACGCCAGTTTTTCAGCGCTACTTCCTCTGGAGGCATCTGATGCCAAAAGAGAAAGGCTGCATTCATTGGCGATGGTGGTGGATGATTTAAAGCGTGGTCATCAAAGCATTATGCGTGGACATGACTTGTGGTTGTCGCAACATCGGCATGCGCCAAGACAGGTGCTCCCCAAACCTCGACTGGTCACAGATGCGAGTGCTTCGACAACGAACAGAGTCTTGCAGGAACGTGTCACCCTGAAACCCGAGATCCTGGTTCGTAAATTTGTGAAATCTTCTGTGCCTGCACTGAATGTGAAGAGCTGTTACAGCTTTTTAGATTCGGCACTCACCATCCCCGCCATCATTGAGAAAGCGGTAGCTCATGAAGTGCCCATGGTGGCGATCACAGATCCCAACCTGCACGCTGCGATTCCGTTTTTCCAGGCCGCATCAGCCGCCGGCATTAAGCCTGTGGTGGGTGCGGAACTCAACCACGGGAAAAAGCGTCTCTTAGCTTACGTGCAAAGCACCCGAGGATATCAGAATCTCTGCCGTCTCTTGTCCTTCGGTGAAGACGCTGGTGTGACGTCTGAGCAACTCGACGATCACCACGAAGGCCTGATCATCATGCCCGCTAATAGCAGTGAAATAGCTTTGCCCGAGATTCGGTATGGATCTCCGCAGGATAAAGTGTTCTTCGACATTTTGCAGAGCATGAAGACCCTCACGCTCCTGCATGAGAGTCATCCCAAAAAACGCAGAGGTGACTTCGCGTTTCATGATTCCACTCACTGGGCAGGTTGCTATTCATCTGAGGCGTTGCAAGCCGCGCATGAGCTGGGGGAGCAGTGCAATTTTTCGTTCGACTTTAAGACCCTGCGATTTCCGCAGTATGAGCCTCAAGATGGCAGTGCTCCAGCGATAATGTTACGTCGTTTGGCCCATGAGGGTTTGCGCTCAAGGTATGGAGTGAAAGCGGGGCAATATGAGGCCCAGTTGAATGAGGAACTCGAGATCATTTCTGAAGTCGGTTACGAGGAATATTTTTTGATGGTGTGGGATCTATTGCAGCGCTGTCAGGCTGTGGGTATTGACTGGATCACACGAGGAAGCGCAGCCGATTCCCTGGTTTGTTATTGCCTGAAAATCAGCAATGTCTGCCCCATCCGCTTTGAGCTCTATTTTCGGAGATTCCTTAATCGCGACCGCATGGCGCTGCAAAAGCTGCCGGACATCGACATTGATTTTGCGCATGACCGTAAAGACGACGTGGTGGAACTCCTGTTGTCTCACTACGGGCCAGAGCACGCTGCCATCGTGGGTGGTTTTAATACCTTTCAAGCGCGGTCGGCTTTCGGCGATATTGCCAAGGTTTTAGGAGTCGCAGAAAACGAGATTCGCCGACTCACCCAGCACATGCCCTGGACGGATGCCAAGCATGCGGCTGATGCGTTAGCAGTCTCGCGTGAGTGTGATCTTGAGGAGTGGAAAGAAGAGCCGCTCAGAACGGCTTTGCTGATGTCTGGCATGCTGGACGGATTTCCACGTTACGCCAAAATGCATCCCTGCGGCGTGGTCTTGTCTCGTGATCCCATCCGCACTCTGACTCCGGTTTTTACCAGTGCAAAAGGCTGGCCAACGACTCATTTTGACATGGATGCAGTCGAGGCGGTCGGGCTCATTAAACTCGATATTCTCGCCCAAGGCGGACTCGCTGTTCTACGTGATGCTCAGACAGCTTTAGGCCGACAAGGAGTCTCGGTTGATTTAAAATCTTTGGAAATTGGCGGCTTGGGAGGCTCTGAATCCCCGCCACGTCCTGGGAGTGTGGAAGCTTGGTCTGATGAAGCGGTGTGGGAGATGATCGCCTCAGGTAATGCTAGAGGCGTGCACCACATCGAAAGCCCTGCCATGACAAGCTTAGCGTGCATGGCTGCGGTAAGGGACATTGATCGGCTTATTGCCATTGTCTCAGTGATCAGACCTGGCGCGGCCAATGGATTGAAAAAGAGCCAGTTTGCACGGCGTGCTCAAGGATTGGAGCCTGTGGATTACACCCATGAAAGCTTGAGCGGAGTGCTTCGCTCAACCTTTGGCGTTGTGGCCTACGAAGAGCATATTCTACAAATCTGTGAAGCCTTTGCGGGTCTGGCACCTGGACGAGCTGACATGTTGCGCCGAGCCTTGGTCAAACTGGACATGAGGAAAGTGGCAGAGCTGAAGGTGGAGTTTGTTGCGGCAGCCAAAGCAAAGAGGCACCACGATGAAATCATTGAAAAGGTCTGGCAGTTGGTGAGTGGGTTCCAAGGATATGCCTTTTGCCGGGCACACAGCACGGCCTACGGGGTTGAGGCGTACCTAGGTGCCTATCTCAAGTGTTACCACCCTGCGGAGTTCATGGCTGCGGTGCTCTCCAATGGGAAAGGGTTTTATTCACCTCTGGTTTACACCTTGGAGTGTCGGCGGTTGGGGATCGGTTTTTTATCGCCTGACGTGAACGTCTCTACGGACTCGTTTGACGTTGAATTAATGACCGTGGAAAGCGGAACGCCAGCGCGGAACCTAGGCCGAGCTATTCGAGTGCCAATGCGTTCCATCAAGGGTCTTAGTGAATCACTGCTGGAGCGTTGGAGAGCTGAAAAACTGAGATCTGCATTCTTGGGGGTTCGCGATTTTTGTGAGCGTGTTCGTCCCGAGCCTGCTGAAACACTGAGCCTTATTCGAGTGGGGGCTTTGGACGGATTTGGTATGCCAAGGACAGAACAGTTTTGGCACTGCCTGCATACCAGTCGCGATGGCAGTGTCGGTGATGGATGGCTGTTGCAGAATTGCACGGATGAGGAATTGCGCACGACGTTCCGTGAAGAGCCGTCGCGCCTGCAACGCTTGTGTGATGAATTCGAGCTCCTGGGATACACAATCACAGGGCATCCCTTGGAACGATTTCCAGAAGTCGGCTGGGGGACTTATTGCCGCATCGCAGACCTACATCGGTATCATAGGCAGAGAGTGACTGTTTGCGGGCTGATCATCGTGACTCGATCCCATATTCAGGCCAACGGAGAGCCTATGAAATTCATCTCCATCTGTGATCAAAGTGGGATCGTGGAATGCGAGATCTTTGCCGAGACCTATCGCTACCATGGGCTAGCCACCGTGAGATACCCAGTCGTCGAAGTGACAGGGGAGGTACAGCCTTTTGACAACGGCGCTGGTTACACACTTGAGGTGCTACGGGTCCAGAAGCCGAGGGTGAGAAAGAGCTGA
- a CDS encoding LexA family protein: MLTSRQVLSLQMLWQTLANRFSLRRVPLLGSIVAGRPEIQEGRQDYCLDVDFDTLRLPKNARTFALKVRGDSMKGAGILEGDVVIMEFREPRHGDIVAALIDGETTLKRFILQAGVPYLRAANVKYPDLIPARELVIQGVQIALLRLPER; this comes from the coding sequence ATGCTCACCTCACGCCAAGTTTTATCGCTACAGATGCTCTGGCAAACTCTCGCCAACCGCTTCTCTCTCCGCCGTGTACCGTTGCTTGGCAGCATTGTGGCGGGAAGGCCGGAGATTCAGGAAGGGAGGCAGGATTACTGCCTGGATGTGGATTTCGACACGCTGAGGTTGCCGAAGAATGCCAGGACCTTTGCCCTTAAAGTGCGCGGAGATTCGATGAAGGGGGCGGGCATCTTGGAGGGAGATGTGGTGATCATGGAGTTTCGGGAGCCCCGGCATGGAGACATTGTTGCAGCTCTCATTGATGGTGAAACCACCCTGAAGCGGTTCATTTTGCAGGCAGGCGTGCCTTACCTGCGGGCAGCCAATGTGAAATACCCAGACCTCATCCCGGCTAGAGAGCTGGTCATCCAAGGCGTGCAGATTGCTCTTCTGAGGCTCCCAGAGAGGTGA
- a CDS encoding immunity 8 family protein translates to MRAELKRLHYPDMDIESFWPDDPECFHFLMQAMIGPEGTDTEESFDFEVSTPKWLLQHRASQCFMFGHHMILAFDYDLKVIEARVRSLCSRTTGETWEQIASKLSQFGRWEFEDYRP, encoded by the coding sequence ATGCGAGCAGAACTCAAACGGCTTCACTATCCAGATATGGACATCGAGTCCTTTTGGCCGGACGATCCAGAGTGCTTTCATTTCCTCATGCAGGCCATGATTGGGCCAGAAGGCACTGACACAGAGGAGTCGTTCGACTTTGAGGTATCCACGCCCAAGTGGCTGTTACAGCACCGCGCTTCACAATGTTTCATGTTCGGTCATCACATGATACTCGCCTTCGATTATGACCTAAAAGTCATCGAAGCACGAGTGAGAAGCCTTTGCTCTAGGACCACGGGAGAGACTTGGGAACAAATAGCCTCAAAACTATCGCAATTCGGAAGATGGGAATTTGAAGATTATCGTCCATAA
- a CDS encoding SOS response-associated peptidase encodes MCGRLNQFAKLPALSLAGRALRVERRKDSGKEDVRSQAPSIHNLCPTDYADVLTMEESELVATRMRFGLIPSWAKGGKAEVNKKFRLTFNARSETIFELASYRQAVMQRRCLVPVTGWHEWPDRGTPYFIHNADGSPLLLAAIWDVWQSPLAEDQASGPMHTSMSVVTTPPGRYMAKFHDRSPLVLDGERALAWLSPGQAKEELQSFFQPYESELLEAYRVSNAALLPQNKSAESLVPISSPVPQMDDVSVADENETPELGLEL; translated from the coding sequence ATGTGCGGTCGTCTCAATCAGTTTGCGAAGCTCCCTGCGTTGTCTCTAGCGGGGCGGGCTTTGCGTGTGGAGCGACGGAAAGACTCAGGGAAGGAGGATGTGCGTTCTCAGGCTCCTAGCATTCACAATTTGTGCCCCACAGATTATGCTGATGTTTTGACGATGGAGGAAAGTGAACTCGTGGCGACACGGATGCGGTTTGGCCTCATTCCTAGCTGGGCAAAAGGTGGCAAGGCGGAGGTGAACAAGAAATTCAGGCTCACGTTCAATGCCCGGTCCGAGACGATTTTTGAATTGGCCTCCTATCGTCAGGCAGTGATGCAAAGACGCTGCCTTGTTCCTGTGACCGGCTGGCATGAGTGGCCCGACCGTGGCACACCCTATTTCATTCACAATGCGGACGGGTCTCCTCTGCTGCTGGCTGCTATCTGGGATGTTTGGCAAAGCCCTTTGGCTGAGGATCAGGCTTCAGGCCCTATGCATACCTCAATGAGTGTGGTGACGACGCCTCCGGGCCGATACATGGCCAAGTTCCATGACCGTAGTCCGCTAGTTTTGGACGGTGAAAGGGCTTTGGCCTGGTTGTCACCTGGACAAGCAAAAGAGGAGCTGCAGTCTTTTTTCCAGCCTTACGAAAGTGAGCTGTTGGAGGCTTACCGGGTGTCGAATGCTGCTTTGCTGCCTCAGAATAAATCCGCAGAATCTTTGGTTCCCATTAGCTCGCCCGTTCCTCAAATGGATGATGTGTCGGTCGCGGACGAAAATGAGACGCCTGAATTGGGATTGGAATTGTGA
- a CDS encoding RNA repair transcriptional activator RtcR family protein, whose amino-acid sequence MNILLSFTGFHDPFVPTAVEGEMGTGPVLTVVAERQFDHVYLFSTPRLAEKSEETRKAIVERKSKTKVTVLDVPLKDPTNYLGILRQLRGHYKKIRAAHPDANYSISVSSGTPHMHASWILLSASGEIPATILQSTPPEFVLEGKPRVKEIDLTQPEFPQITRPIREAKSEDDETEVIAQACRELGIVGQDPAFIKALREAHVYSQYDDVHVLLLGETGSGKEYFARFIHNLSSRGTRPLITINCSSIPENLVESQLFGHKRGAFTGASSDQQGKFKAADGGIIFLDELGELPLSAQAKLLRVLEEGEIEPVGTNRPVKIDVKVIAATNRDLKAMVCDGSFREDLYQRFGTSVNIPALRQRRIDIPQLALHILDSWNARHQKQRRLTTDALARLSQYSWPGNVRELRKVITQSAMLCAGKVVGADDLRFDEYLVGSQALNLPEPEEGFSLTSFLDDAKNRLIERALEKSDHVQARAARLLGLTPQAVNQHLKAREGKQK is encoded by the coding sequence ATGAACATCCTCCTGAGCTTCACGGGATTCCACGATCCGTTTGTTCCCACTGCCGTGGAGGGAGAAATGGGGACCGGGCCGGTTCTAACGGTGGTGGCAGAGAGGCAATTTGACCATGTTTACTTGTTCAGCACTCCCAGGCTTGCAGAGAAATCGGAGGAGACCCGTAAGGCCATTGTTGAGCGCAAATCCAAGACAAAAGTCACGGTGCTTGATGTGCCACTGAAGGACCCCACGAATTACCTTGGCATATTACGCCAACTTCGTGGGCACTATAAAAAGATCAGGGCTGCCCATCCTGATGCCAACTACTCGATTTCTGTTTCGTCTGGCACCCCCCACATGCATGCCAGTTGGATACTTCTGTCTGCAAGTGGTGAGATACCTGCGACCATACTTCAGTCAACGCCTCCCGAATTTGTCCTTGAGGGTAAACCTCGCGTTAAGGAGATTGATCTGACGCAGCCAGAATTCCCACAGATCACACGCCCGATCCGTGAGGCCAAAAGTGAAGATGATGAGACCGAGGTCATCGCCCAAGCGTGTCGAGAGCTTGGAATTGTTGGACAAGATCCGGCCTTCATAAAAGCCCTCCGTGAGGCCCATGTGTATTCCCAGTATGACGATGTTCATGTCTTGCTGCTTGGCGAGACGGGATCCGGGAAAGAATACTTCGCACGGTTCATCCACAACCTCAGCTCACGCGGCACCAGGCCACTCATCACCATCAATTGCAGCAGTATTCCAGAGAACTTGGTAGAGAGCCAACTCTTCGGGCACAAACGAGGTGCATTCACCGGCGCATCATCTGATCAGCAGGGAAAATTCAAAGCAGCAGATGGCGGGATCATCTTCCTCGACGAATTGGGAGAGTTGCCTTTGAGTGCGCAAGCAAAGCTGCTTAGGGTGCTTGAGGAAGGCGAGATTGAGCCCGTGGGGACAAACAGGCCCGTGAAGATTGATGTGAAGGTGATCGCCGCCACAAATCGGGATCTCAAAGCCATGGTCTGCGATGGCAGTTTCCGGGAGGACCTCTACCAGCGCTTTGGCACCAGTGTCAATATCCCTGCTCTACGTCAGCGCCGTATCGACATCCCGCAACTAGCTCTGCACATCCTGGATAGTTGGAATGCTCGACATCAAAAGCAACGACGCCTCACGACGGATGCTCTCGCCAGACTCTCCCAGTATTCGTGGCCAGGAAATGTGCGTGAGCTTCGCAAAGTCATTACCCAGTCTGCCATGCTCTGCGCAGGAAAGGTCGTCGGGGCTGATGATCTACGCTTCGACGAATATTTGGTCGGATCGCAGGCTTTGAATCTACCTGAACCCGAAGAAGGTTTCAGTCTCACGTCATTTCTTGATGATGCCAAGAACCGCCTGATTGAGCGTGCTCTGGAGAAATCGGATCATGTTCAAGCCAGAGCAGCGAGACTCCTCGGCCTTACTCCTCAGGCAGTGAACCAGCACCTAAAGGCCCGAGAAGGTAAACAAAAGTAG